The Paenibacillus sp. FSL R7-0204 genome includes a region encoding these proteins:
- a CDS encoding MFS transporter, which translates to MATVFLIIIYLAFISLGLPDSMLGAAWPIIRLDFGAPVELAGLLSMIVVAGTIISSLASSVVLKRLGTGMVTFISVAVTALALLGFSYSSSVLWVALLALPLGLGAGSIDTGLNNYVATHYKAHHMSWLHCFWGVGAMLGPILMSRYIANGESWRTGFFAVSMIQFALVVVLFFSLPMWTKVSKRGGQQPVEISEKLDSRPVAVPAESKVLRIKGVKLAMLTFLFYCGVEATVGLWGSSYLVNVKEVSPATAAGWVSLYYGGITAGRLITGFITFRFSNRTLIRGGLAISLAGALLLALPLPAVYSLVAFILIGLGSAPIFPCMLHETPARFGAEHSQKIMGYQMALAYTGGAFLPPLLGWAAARSTFMILPPAMIGYIIVMIVSSEIINRMMSKRQGEVSP; encoded by the coding sequence ATGGCAACAGTATTCTTAATTATTATTTATCTGGCATTCATCAGCCTGGGACTGCCGGATTCGATGCTTGGCGCAGCCTGGCCGATAATCCGGCTGGACTTCGGGGCGCCGGTCGAACTGGCCGGACTGCTGTCGATGATAGTCGTCGCCGGGACGATTATCTCAAGCTTGGCCAGCAGTGTGGTGCTGAAGCGGCTCGGCACGGGAATGGTTACTTTTATCAGCGTAGCGGTAACCGCTCTGGCCCTGCTCGGCTTCTCTTATTCCTCCTCGGTCCTGTGGGTGGCTCTGCTGGCCTTGCCGCTGGGTCTTGGGGCCGGTTCGATTGATACAGGGTTGAATAATTATGTGGCGACTCATTACAAGGCGCATCATATGAGCTGGCTGCACTGTTTCTGGGGAGTTGGGGCTATGCTAGGGCCGATCCTGATGTCGCGGTATATTGCGAATGGCGAGTCCTGGAGAACGGGGTTTTTCGCGGTCAGCATGATTCAGTTCGCACTGGTCGTGGTACTGTTCTTCAGTCTGCCGATGTGGACAAAGGTAAGCAAACGGGGCGGCCAGCAGCCCGTAGAGATATCTGAGAAGTTAGATTCCCGGCCTGTGGCCGTTCCCGCTGAGAGTAAGGTGCTGCGGATCAAAGGCGTGAAGCTGGCGATGCTTACCTTCCTGTTCTATTGCGGAGTGGAAGCTACGGTGGGACTATGGGGCAGCAGTTATCTGGTGAACGTCAAGGAGGTATCCCCGGCTACAGCCGCCGGATGGGTCTCGCTCTATTATGGCGGAATCACGGCCGGGCGGCTGATTACCGGCTTCATTACCTTCCGGTTCAGCAACCGTACGCTGATTCGCGGCGGACTGGCGATTTCACTCGCGGGTGCGCTGCTGCTGGCCTTGCCGCTTCCGGCGGTATATTCACTGGTCGCTTTTATTCTGATTGGCCTCGGATCGGCTCCGATCTTCCCCTGCATGCTGCATGAGACACCCGCCCGGTTCGGTGCGGAGCATTCGCAGAAGATTATGGGCTATCAGATGGCTTTGGCTTACACCGGCGGTGCGTTTCTGCCTCCACTGTTGGGATGGGCGGCGGCGCGGAGCACCTTCATGATTCTCCCGCCGGCCATGATTGGGTATATCATAGTGATGATAGTAAGCTCTGAAATCATTAACAGGATGATGAGCAAACGACAAGGAGAGGTGAGTCCGTAA
- a CDS encoding DUF1349 domain-containing protein encodes MRFIEWQDGAWSNEPVSSRTEDGQLVAHAAEGSDYWEKTMYGFQHDNGHALLAPWDKAEAVEISFALDGFTELYDQAGIMLWHSGEQWIKAGIELNDGVPHIGAVVTDGYSDWSLSPVPEWKGEVITLRASRMKDAVILRARTENHPWRTIRVARFPYETGSQAGPFLCAPTRAGFHVTFTRWAATVPDADVHTDPPIV; translated from the coding sequence ATGAGATTCATAGAGTGGCAAGATGGAGCATGGAGCAATGAACCGGTGTCAAGCAGAACCGAGGACGGTCAACTGGTGGCCCATGCAGCGGAGGGCAGCGATTACTGGGAAAAAACGATGTATGGGTTCCAGCATGACAACGGTCATGCGCTGCTTGCCCCCTGGGATAAGGCAGAGGCGGTAGAGATCAGCTTTGCGCTGGACGGGTTCACCGAGCTGTATGACCAGGCAGGCATTATGCTATGGCATAGCGGTGAGCAATGGATCAAGGCCGGTATTGAGCTGAATGACGGTGTTCCTCATATAGGTGCAGTTGTGACGGACGGTTACTCTGACTGGTCATTGTCCCCTGTTCCCGAGTGGAAGGGCGAGGTGATTACCCTCCGCGCTTCGCGGATGAAGGATGCGGTAATCCTCAGAGCGCGCACTGAGAATCATCCATGGCGGACCATCCGCGTTGCCCGGTTCCCGTATGAGACTGGCAGCCAAGCAGGACCGTTCCTGTGTGCTCCAACGCGGGCCGGCTTTCACGTTACCTTCACACGCTGGGCAGCTACAGTACCCGATGCAGATGTTCATACAGACCCGCCAATCGTATAG
- a CDS encoding MogA/MoaB family molybdenum cofactor biosynthesis protein, with protein MSSVEEHRSEAPDSVACYIITVSDTRTIDTDTGGPMIQSLLEAAGYTVTGRAIVKDDYEDIRELVYKSSVHSGIEAVLLTGGTGISPRDTTCEAVASLLDKSLPGFGEIFRLLSFTEDIGSAAMLSRAIAGTIGSTAVFSMPGSTGAIKLAMQRLILPELRHVMREIYKRS; from the coding sequence ATATCATCTGTCGAAGAACACCGGAGCGAAGCCCCGGATTCAGTCGCTTGCTACATCATAACGGTCTCGGATACCCGGACCATCGATACGGACACCGGAGGGCCTATGATCCAGAGTCTGCTGGAAGCCGCCGGTTATACCGTGACCGGCCGCGCCATCGTCAAGGACGATTATGAGGATATCCGGGAGCTGGTCTACAAAAGCTCCGTCCATTCCGGCATCGAAGCTGTGCTTCTGACCGGAGGGACCGGCATTTCCCCCCGTGACACCACCTGTGAGGCCGTAGCCTCTCTGCTTGACAAGTCGCTGCCGGGCTTCGGGGAGATTTTCCGGCTGCTGAGCTTCACCGAAGATATCGGCTCAGCCGCCATGCTCAGCCGGGCCATTGCCGGGACGATCGGCAGTACCGCTGTCTTCTCCATGCCCGGCTCCACCGGTGCAATCAAGCTGGCTATGCAACGGCTGATCCTGCCCGAGCTGCGCCATGTCATGCGCGAGATCTACAAGCGTTCGTGA
- a CDS encoding CobW family GTP-binding protein, with amino-acid sequence MEQSLPVYILSGFLGSGKTTLLQRLLDHWNLQDLRPAVIMNELGEVNLDGLLVEQSVPMAEMLGGCICCTSRGDLSTELTTLIKKESPDVVIIEATGAANPLEIVDAVTETSLYQQVELKGLITVVDAAHLLELYRSQQGATYRLMQEQIRCASVLILNKTDRIQAAEITEISEVLRKWNAYAEILPAVRCELEPEVLLGSVGAVHMDDRSADGEQVESGVEGAMHASHDHVMAYTHYFQNPVNSEEFEQFVKELPRDVYRAKGIVTFTDTSSRFLFQYAYREADFMRITPQGEVPDVAVFIGEHFSSGELRRELLRLERRLLTRPATVKRSL; translated from the coding sequence TTGGAACAGTCATTACCAGTATACATTTTGTCGGGATTTCTCGGCAGCGGCAAGACCACATTACTACAGCGTCTTTTGGATCATTGGAACCTTCAGGACCTGCGGCCGGCTGTAATCATGAACGAGCTGGGTGAAGTGAATCTGGATGGCTTGCTGGTGGAGCAGTCTGTGCCTATGGCAGAGATGCTGGGCGGCTGCATCTGCTGCACAAGCAGGGGTGACTTAAGTACGGAGCTGACCACACTAATCAAAAAAGAATCGCCGGATGTAGTTATCATTGAGGCTACGGGTGCAGCCAACCCGCTGGAGATTGTGGATGCGGTAACGGAGACCTCTCTATATCAGCAAGTAGAGCTGAAGGGGCTGATTACCGTCGTCGATGCTGCCCATCTGCTGGAGCTATACCGCTCCCAGCAAGGGGCTACTTACCGTCTGATGCAGGAGCAGATCCGCTGTGCATCCGTCCTGATCCTAAACAAGACAGACCGCATTCAAGCCGCAGAGATTACAGAGATCTCGGAAGTATTGCGCAAGTGGAACGCCTACGCGGAGATTCTGCCGGCGGTGCGTTGTGAACTGGAGCCAGAAGTGCTGCTGGGCAGTGTGGGAGCCGTTCATATGGATGATCGGTCTGCGGACGGGGAGCAGGTGGAGAGCGGAGTTGAGGGGGCGATGCATGCATCCCATGATCATGTGATGGCTTATACCCATTATTTCCAGAATCCCGTGAACAGCGAGGAATTCGAACAGTTTGTGAAGGAGCTGCCGCGCGATGTTTACCGGGCCAAGGGGATCGTAACTTTTACAGATACCTCCAGCCGGTTTCTATTTCAGTACGCTTACAGGGAAGCGGATTTCATGAGAATTACGCCCCAGGGCGAGGTGCCGGATGTTGCGGTATTCATCGGTGAGCATTTCTCCTCCGGCGAGTTGCGCAGGGAGCTTCTGCGCCTGGAGAGACGTCTGCTGACCAGACCCGCAACGGTCAAACGAAGCCTATAG
- a CDS encoding four-helix bundle copper-binding protein translates to MTRIQYQECINTLIKCMDACNYSYVSSLKEYDLADLRESIQLDRECADICSFAIQAMTRRSLFVAEILKLCADICDRCADTSSRHKHNHCQDCIDTCRNAAMACRRVSEAVEVYA, encoded by the coding sequence ATGACACGAATTCAATATCAGGAATGCATTAATACTTTGATTAAATGTATGGATGCCTGTAACTATAGCTATGTCTCAAGCCTCAAGGAATATGATCTGGCCGATCTGCGGGAGAGCATCCAGCTGGACCGTGAATGCGCAGACATCTGCTCCTTCGCTATTCAAGCGATGACCCGCCGAAGCCTGTTTGTGGCTGAAATCCTCAAATTATGTGCTGACATCTGTGACCGCTGCGCCGACACAAGCAGCCGTCATAAGCATAACCATTGCCAGGATTGTATCGATACCTGCCGCAATGCAGCCATGGCCTGCAGAAGGGTCAGTGAAGCTGTTGAAGTCTACGCCTGA
- a CDS encoding ABC transporter ATP-binding protein encodes MEGGLEATNALPLITITEGSKRYGSRLVLNGISMTVLPGTATALIGRNGTGKSTLLSILAGLLKLSSGALTCDRQAITTGYAPEAFPGLKLTAEDYLRCMGRIAGLSEAASASRINELLQLFSLESSRSRKLAGFSKGMLQKVNLIQSLLLRPQLLLLDEPMSGLDLPAQDTLIDILLELKAEGTALVLSVHEPQIIEAVADTVYVLHEGQTIRTIQGAEKLKSAPVVNIVYTALPGQAQQALEALPGVIHVLPEPDFAGTTCIGLTVDQKMSDTCLKQILAAGGSIVSVKPLGGVSDLAEWMDPKDQSGSGRR; translated from the coding sequence ATGGAAGGAGGCCTGGAGGCCACGAATGCATTACCTCTAATTACAATTACTGAAGGAAGCAAGCGGTATGGAAGCCGCCTGGTACTGAACGGGATCTCGATGACAGTTCTTCCTGGCACGGCCACGGCTCTGATTGGCCGCAACGGGACCGGCAAGAGTACGCTGTTGTCCATCCTCGCGGGACTGCTGAAGCTGTCCTCCGGCGCTCTTACCTGCGACCGTCAGGCGATAACCACAGGTTATGCACCTGAAGCATTTCCCGGCTTGAAGCTCACCGCCGAAGACTATCTGCGCTGCATGGGCCGGATTGCCGGGCTCTCCGAAGCGGCTTCAGCGTCCCGGATCAACGAACTGCTGCAGCTGTTCAGTCTCGAATCCTCCCGCAGCCGCAAGCTGGCAGGCTTCTCCAAGGGGATGCTGCAGAAGGTCAACCTGATCCAGAGTCTGCTGCTCCGGCCGCAGCTGCTTCTGCTTGATGAGCCCATGTCGGGACTGGATCTGCCGGCACAAGATACGCTTATTGATATCCTGCTGGAGCTGAAGGCGGAGGGCACGGCGCTCGTCTTGTCTGTTCATGAACCGCAGATCATCGAAGCTGTCGCGGATACAGTATATGTATTACATGAAGGGCAGACTATCCGGACGATTCAGGGAGCGGAGAAGCTGAAGAGTGCTCCAGTAGTGAATATCGTCTATACGGCACTGCCTGGACAAGCCCAGCAAGCTCTGGAAGCCTTGCCTGGCGTCATCCACGTGCTGCCAGAGCCGGACTTCGCCGGTACAACTTGTATAGGGTTGACTGTAGATCAGAAAATGTCAGATACCTGCCTGAAGCAGATTCTTGCAGCGGGAGGTTCTATAGTTTCGGTGAAGCCTCTCGGGGGAGTAAGTGACCTGGCCGAGTGGATGGACCCCAAGGATCAGAGCGGGAGTGGACGCAGGTGA
- a CDS encoding winged helix DNA-binding domain-containing protein — protein MDEVKMMITYSLSKRQARLFLLRHQRLVSDGLPGAKQSIYDFVRHVGCIQYDPLSIAGHNHELVLQARIPGFVPEMANELLYKDRLLIDGWDKNMSIYCTEDWPYFQRRREAAAKHQHNEAMAAMITHVRAELDARGPLSSLDLASKEKIDWSWAPARLSRAAMESMYFWGELSIHHRVHTRRYYDFTAKLLPHELLSVSDPNETLEQHHDWYVLRRIGSIGLQWNRSGDGWLGIAGLKSKERTASVQRLLQKDLLREVQVDGLKLPLYIRTADVPELEAVLLEDDTTSADESAAGPQAGNEGGAGHAGGAASFAAALAPLDNLLWDRELILQLFGFQYRWEVYKPVLEREYGYYVLPLLYGDRFIGRLEPVMNKKTGVLTIFRWWWEDGETLEHSMLPALIRAFSSLQRSTGATAIRFAPDVVHSCGLQELEEALAATPVKTN, from the coding sequence ATGGATGAGGTGAAGATGATGATAACCTACAGTCTTAGCAAGCGGCAAGCCCGGCTGTTCCTGCTGCGTCATCAGCGGCTTGTCTCGGACGGATTGCCCGGCGCCAAGCAGAGCATCTATGATTTCGTCCGGCATGTAGGCTGTATCCAGTATGATCCGCTTAGCATAGCCGGACATAACCACGAGCTGGTGCTTCAGGCGAGAATCCCCGGCTTCGTGCCCGAGATGGCCAATGAGCTGTTATATAAGGACAGACTGCTGATTGACGGTTGGGATAAGAACATGTCGATTTACTGTACAGAGGATTGGCCGTATTTCCAGCGGCGCCGGGAAGCTGCCGCCAAGCATCAGCATAACGAGGCCATGGCGGCCATGATTACCCATGTCCGTGCAGAGCTGGATGCACGCGGACCGCTCTCGTCACTGGACCTTGCGAGCAAAGAGAAGATCGACTGGTCCTGGGCTCCGGCAAGACTCTCCCGGGCTGCAATGGAGAGCATGTACTTCTGGGGCGAGCTATCCATCCATCACCGGGTGCATACCCGCCGTTATTACGACTTCACAGCCAAGTTGCTGCCTCATGAACTGTTAAGCGTTAGCGATCCTAACGAGACGCTGGAGCAGCATCACGATTGGTATGTGCTGCGCCGGATCGGCAGCATCGGCCTGCAATGGAATCGGTCCGGGGACGGCTGGCTTGGCATCGCAGGCCTGAAGAGCAAGGAGCGGACAGCATCCGTGCAGCGGCTGCTGCAGAAGGACCTGCTCCGCGAGGTACAAGTGGACGGCCTGAAGCTCCCGCTATACATCCGCACAGCAGACGTCCCTGAGCTTGAAGCCGTATTGCTTGAAGATGATACTACGAGTGCAGATGAGTCCGCAGCAGGGCCTCAGGCTGGTAATGAGGGCGGGGCCGGTCATGCTGGAGGAGCGGCCTCCTTTGCAGCAGCACTGGCTCCGCTAGACAATCTGCTCTGGGACAGAGAGCTGATCCTACAGCTGTTCGGCTTTCAATACCGCTGGGAGGTCTACAAGCCTGTGCTTGAACGGGAATACGGATACTATGTCCTCCCCCTCCTCTACGGCGACCGCTTCATCGGTCGGCTGGAGCCGGTAATGAACAAGAAGACCGGTGTCCTGACCATCTTCCGCTGGTGGTGGGAGGACGGGGAGACGCTTGAACACTCCATGCTCCCTGCGCTAATCCGGGCCTTCTCCTCGCTGCAACGTTCAACCGGGGCCACCGCGATCCGCTTCGCGCCGGATGTCGTTCACTCCTGCGGACTGCAGGAGCTGGAGGAGGCGCTGGCAGCTACTCCTGTAAAGACTAATTAA